AAAATATTTATGCACCTTCTGTTGATGTGGTTTCCCTGAGAAGCCGCATTGGTATGGTTTTTCAGAAGCCAAATCCTTTTCCCAAAACCATTTTTGAAAATGTAGCTTATGGGCTCAGAGTCCAGGGTATTCGCGATAAGGCTTTTCTCGAAGAAAGTGTTATCAAATCTCTCAAACGCTCGGCATTGTGGGATGAAGTAAAAGACAGATTGCATGCATCTGCGTTAGGGCTATCGGGCGGGCAGCAGCAGCGTTTATGTATTGCAAGAGCTTTAGCGGTTGAGCCTGAAGTACTGCTTATGGATGAGCCCTGTTCGGCCTTAGATCCGATTGCCACACAGAAGATTGAAGAACTGATTAATGAATTAAAAGAATTCTTTACCATTATAATTGTTACCCATAACATGCAGCAAGCTGCAAGAGTTTCCGATATTACCGCATTTTTTTATATGGGAGAACTCATCGAGGTCGGAGATACGGATACACTTTTTACCCGGCCGAAATTAAAAAAAACGCAAGATTATATTACAGGTCGATTCGGTTGAAAATGAGGTGATTAAATGACTAAACGTTTTGAAAAAGAACTTGAAAAGATTAAAAAACTGATTCTTTCTCTTGGCGCCATGGCTGAAGAAGAATTTCGGATGGCTGTTAAAGCCATCGAATTAAAGGATGCTGAAATTGCCCAAAAAATTATTAAAAATGATTATAAAATAGATGATATGGAAGTAGAGATTGAAGAAGAATGCCTTAAAGTTTTGGCACTGCATCAGCCTGTGGCAGTTGATTTGCGATTTATTGTAGCAGTGATAAAAATAAATAATGACCTTGAAAGAATTGGCGATGAAGCAGTCAATATAGCCGAGCGTGTAGAAAGTCTGGCAAAACGTAAAAGCACAAGCTATTACTATGATTATTCTACAATGTCTGCAAAAGTTGAAACAATGTTAAAAATGAGCCTGGATGCGCTGGTAAATCTGGATATAGATATAGCCTTTAAAGTACTGACAAAAGATGATGAAGTTGATGCTATTCAAAGTGAGGTTTACCGGATTACAAAACAGGCCCTGCAAAAAAATAACGATGATGTAGCTTATTTAATTAATCAGTTTTTAATTTCACGTCATCTTGAAAGAATTGCAGATCATGCCACAAATATTGCAGAAGAAGTAATCTATCTTGTTGAGGGTGAAATAGTAAGGCACGGGAGATATTAGCGTCATATTTTATATTCCTTGAATCCCTCCAGTAATTGCCGGAATGAAGAGGGCTTGGATTTTTCAAAGCTCACTTCGACCATGTAAGCAAAGTCGTATTTTATATCTCTTTGTGCCAAGTTGATGTCTTCACATCATTGCTACTTCTTCCTTGTAGTGATCATTTCGGTGACGCCAACGAAATGATCTTCGATTCGGAACCACCGTTAATACAGGGAAGCTTTACCTTTTTAATGCAACCTTGAAATTGCGGTACTTATCGAATAGGACTCTGATATCAATCTGATTTTATCAGTTATTCCTTCATCCTTAACATAATTTAATATATGATAATATATCATATGATAAATCTGTTGACTTATTTATCATATGATATATTATCATAATAAACGTTCACATTATTCAATCAAACGGAGATTGCTTTTTGGAAATACCGCTCGAATTCAGAGTTGCACTATTTTTAAAAGAATTCAAAGAGATAGTTACGACAGGAAGAGGTTTGGACATCGTTGACCGCCGGGAGAATATTAAATCTTTATTGGAGCTTGGGCTTACCAAAAAGCATTGTGTAGAGGAAATTTTAAGTCTTTCTGTGGAAAATTATTATGGTGGTCCTAAGCAAGATACAGATCGACCTGGAACTATCTGGAAATTTGGCAAAAAAATTGATGGGGATAAGATTTATATCAAATTAAAAATAGCTGCGGTGGGTACTGAAAAAATTGCCAAGTGCATCTCATTTCATAAGGCAAAATCACCATTAAGTTTTCCATTGGAAAAGAAATAATAAATATAGAAAGGAGGGTAGAGATGAAAGGTCTGTGCCCAAATTGTGAAAAAATTACTGATTTGAATGTAATGAAAACAAAAGAAACATTCAATGTTAAAAATGAACCTATAGAAGTTGATGTTGAATACTACAAATGTATGGAATGTGAAAAAGAATTTGAAGATCCCCGTGCGAAAAATGACCCGTTAGAAAAAGCCTACAGAGAATATAGAAATAGGCATAAAATGGTACACCCTGAAGAAATTCGTAATTTACGAAAGCATTATGGTCTGACACAAAGAGAATTGAGTAGAATAATCGGATGGGGAGGCGCTACACTAAGCCGTTATGAAAATGGCGCACTACAAGATGTAACACATGATAGATTCTTGCAACTATTAAAAAAACCGGAGAATCTGCAAAGTCTTATTGTAAATAATATTGATTTACTGCTTGATGAAAAAAAAGAACATATCTTGTCAGTGCTTTCATCTGAAATTGGAGAATCGTGTTCTATACCGGAATTTGTAAATGAACATTTTAGTAAATATGAGCCTGAAATTGATAGCGGATTTAATAAACTGAATTTGGATAAACTGTTTGAAGCGATAAAGTTTTTCGCAACTGGAGGTGTATTTAAAACAAAGCTTAATAAGCTATTATACTATGCAGATTTCAAACATTATAAAGAATATGCTGTTTCAATTACCGGTGTAAGATATAAACATCTTCCTCATGGTCCTGTTCCGGATAATTACGAACATTATTTTGCAATTTTAATTCATAATGAAAAAGTAATCCAACCCAGAGAAGTTGAATACGATGATTTTGTCGGCGAAGAATTGCATTCACAAAAGGAACCGGATACATCTGTTTTTAAAACAAGTGAATTGGAGATACTTGGCTTTGTAAAAAGTTATTTCAAAAAATATACTACCAAAGCTATTAGAGATTTTTCGCACAACGAGAGAGGATATAAAGAGACCGAAAACGGGGAAACAATTTCATATAAATATGCGGATGATCTTCAAATTTAACATATGGCATCTCACATAAAGGCAATATATTCTTGCTCCTTCTGGCTTTTGAAAGAGAGTGGAAGATTATTGTTCAGTTCTGATGCTTCTTCCATGGCTCACGCCTTTGCCTGGGCCGGTTTATCCTCGCCCCAAATTCGGGATAAGGTGTTCTGGATCTTTTTCTCGAAACAGGCAATCAACTTACGGTTGGCACCGACCAGCTTTTGCTCGGTTTCGATTTCAGTGACAATGGCTTGTTGCGTGGCGAGGGGTGGGAGTGCAATCTTGAACTTGCGAATCTGATCGGTTGTTAGGTTCTTAAATACTGCTCCTACTGATTGAGAACCATGGCTGGCGTGGAGAGCTAACAACGCAAAGTAGAGATACTCAGGGAGCACATCTTTTCTCAATTCACGAAGGCCCACGAAACCGTCATGAATACACGCGTCGATTGCCAATATCGTAGGTAGCCCAGGATTTCCGCTCACAGTAATGATTACCTCGCCCTTCTCCATTGGGCGGCTTTTTGTGGCCCCTTCCTCAGTGAGTGAGTCTATTCTTGGGGTAGTATACATGCCATCGCGAGTGATGTCTGCCACCATCAATCGTGGAACGGGGCCTCCGAAAAACTTCGGATCGCCTTGCGGGCGCGGAGAACTTCCGCGTACGATGGTACTAATTGTCTCAAGCTCTACTATCGGCCAGTCGGGATGGATGGGGATGTGGGGGCGGTAGTTGTCTATGACAGCTTTGGCACCATCGATGACTTTCTGGTAACCCTTGATTTCCGCCACGATCTCCTTCTGCACCTCCAGCGGCGGCAGGGGGATTTTAACTTCACGCACAATTTTGCTGTTAAGATTGTTGACTACCCCACCCGTGGCAGTCCTCTCGAATTGGGCGAATATTGGTTTTGAACCGAGGATGTTATAGAGAAAGTCTTGGTCCAAACTTTCAGACTGATCGCGAAGAAGAAGCCAACCGTCATGAATATACCCCTCTATGGCCATGATATAGGGTCGCCCGAAACTCATTGAATTAGAGAGGATAAAGTCTCCCGGTTTTACACGTCGCGACTTCGTTGCACCGTCTGGAGTAATCCGCTCCTTTGTTGTAGTGATGTATTTAGAGC
This genomic interval from Pseudomonadota bacterium contains the following:
- a CDS encoding phosphate ABC transporter ATP-binding protein — protein: MTDKTDTNKTLKIASKNLNFFYGKFKALNNISLEFYENQAFALIGPSGCGKSTFLRCLNRMNDLIPHSRVEGELLLDGENIYAPSVDVVSLRSRIGMVFQKPNPFPKTIFENVAYGLRVQGIRDKAFLEESVIKSLKRSALWDEVKDRLHASALGLSGGQQQRLCIARALAVEPEVLLMDEPCSALDPIATQKIEELINELKEFFTIIIVTHNMQQAARVSDITAFFYMGELIEVGDTDTLFTRPKLKKTQDYITGRFG
- the phoU gene encoding phosphate signaling complex protein PhoU is translated as MTKRFEKELEKIKKLILSLGAMAEEEFRMAVKAIELKDAEIAQKIIKNDYKIDDMEVEIEEECLKVLALHQPVAVDLRFIVAVIKINNDLERIGDEAVNIAERVESLAKRKSTSYYYDYSTMSAKVETMLKMSLDALVNLDIDIAFKVLTKDDEVDAIQSEVYRITKQALQKNNDDVAYLINQFLISRHLERIADHATNIAEEVIYLVEGEIVRHGRY
- a CDS encoding type II toxin-antitoxin system MqsR family toxin, giving the protein MEIPLEFRVALFLKEFKEIVTTGRGLDIVDRRENIKSLLELGLTKKHCVEEILSLSVENYYGGPKQDTDRPGTIWKFGKKIDGDKIYIKLKIAAVGTEKIAKCISFHKAKSPLSFPLEKK
- a CDS encoding DUF4065 domain-containing protein, which gives rise to MKGLCPNCEKITDLNVMKTKETFNVKNEPIEVDVEYYKCMECEKEFEDPRAKNDPLEKAYREYRNRHKMVHPEEIRNLRKHYGLTQRELSRIIGWGGATLSRYENGALQDVTHDRFLQLLKKPENLQSLIVNNIDLLLDEKKEHILSVLSSEIGESCSIPEFVNEHFSKYEPEIDSGFNKLNLDKLFEAIKFFATGGVFKTKLNKLLYYADFKHYKEYAVSITGVRYKHLPHGPVPDNYEHYFAILIHNEKVIQPREVEYDDFVGEELHSQKEPDTSVFKTSELEILGFVKSYFKKYTTKAIRDFSHNERGYKETENGETISYKYADDLQI